Genomic DNA from Solanum dulcamara chromosome 4, daSolDulc1.2, whole genome shotgun sequence:
tcacaacacacccccttccaaagacgtattaaaatatattcttCACGCCAAATCTAATTTTTGgtgttttactcgcccgaatgcgatTCTGCAAAACCATAAATGCTCTGTATGGTCTTGCCTATCAGTTTATCCAAATAAATCAGAGATTTGATCTTCCACCATACACATGATctccctagacctcacctgactcaaaaTTCATCTAAATCTGGgctaggctaaatttttccaaagttactacccaaagttttctggcccaaaatccttccccattggcctattcctaacgaAGGGGATAGGTAGTTATAGAGTTAGACTAGTAGCAATTACCCAGGTCTCATAACTATATTCCCCCGTAGAATGTCCTAATTGGACAAGTTGccttaagctagtggatccacaaataactcATCTTCATGGTCCTTACCTCACAAGTAGGACAACCTTTTTTTGATTTGGGGAAGACactggactccatgttatagttcacaTTTATTGAAAGAATGATCGATTCCCATTTCTGGTCCTCTACTGACTAGACTCATAGTTTGATGTTATGGCCTTTTTATTACGAAAAGTTTCCCTATCATTCAACTTATCCTCCTCAACTTACTGCACATGAAACATTAATCTAGCTATGTCAATATCCCCAATGAATGTTTCTGCCTACCCTCCTTTCTTGAAAGGCAAGAGACTCCTGACACTACCAAGCCCATCCTACTCTTCATATCAGTTACCATCTCTGAAGCATAAGTGCTAATTGAAAGAATTTAAGATTGTTCTCCTGTACACTCATAGAATCCTGGTTCAAGTTGAAGAAATCTCTTATTTTTCCTCCCTTAACTCTCAAGGAAAGAAATGTCCCATCAAGGCATCTTCAAACACTGTCCAACTTAGGAGTGGTGCATTCTCACACCTAGTCTTCTTCCGTGAATCAAACCATATACTTACAACATCCTTAAACTAGTAAGAATCTAGATCAATACTCTCTATACCACCATTATGCATTACTTGAAAGATCTTTTGAACCTTATCAACAATCTTTCTGGCTCCTCATTCAGCTTTGACCCTATAACTCAAGTGGATGTAGAATTCACGAAACCTAGACATGTCTAGAACATCTTGATGGCCTTCAAGGGAAGCTCCCCGATGGTCTGCCTGAGCTTTCATAGCATAAGTCAGCATGTGAATGGTATTGCGAAACTTGGTGTCGGTGAGATCAGCTTGAGGTGGATGCAAAATAAGTGCATTTGTACCTATTGGTTCAATTGATACAGGTGGCTCCTGAAGATTTTCTATCTATCTAGTGGGACGTACTCTATTTCTAGTTTGCATCGTACAGCCGGTAtatcttcttggaggcatgatatGAAATACACATAAGCACGAGTTAGAAGGTGaaaatagagttaaactctatcacacaaATAAGATTATGAAAAAGGGGAAATATCTCTTAAACATCTTTTAGCCTCCCCCTTATAAGTATGGTGCGCTTCAGATCTATAAAAAGGACTCTACTAAATGCGGCTTTTCAGACATTCTAGAACACTTGAACCTAATGCCCCGATaacaagtttttcatgacctaaCTTTACACCCTAGTCGGGACACTAAACTTAGAACCACAAGTGATCCTAAGCTAACTCTTCGCATAACATATCGAAtgatatcatatgaaaactaaAGCTGAAGCTGAGGCATAAgcaaatgaataaataattaaacatCAGTCTAGACGAAGtaataaaaatacaatccaTGAATTGAATAATGTCTGAAATAAGCCTCTACTACATAGAATAAAAGATATAAGTCTGTTGAGACATGGCCCCAGCTATCAATAAAGAACTGAATTAAAGCAATACTCATAACTATCAACTAATCCACAAAGTCCTCGAATGAGGATTCATCAACTACTGACTAGGATGTTGTAACCTGACTAACCACGAGCCCGAGAATGGGCACCTAAATCTACATCATGAAAGGATGTAGTTCAAATAACTATATCGTCAATATgtgaaatgtactgagtatataagatGAAACTACGAATAATCGTAACAAATGACAAGAATGAATAAGATTTCAATAACCATAAACATAGTgaaataactaaaatatattctaaaaccaatgcataaatatcatatTAGGATttactttcataatcataaaatgaaTCTATTTGGGGCAACCTTGtattaacatatatatacaatgtcATAACTGGAAGTTCACAATGATAATTTATAAGTATAGCATGTAAAGTACTTTTATTAAGATGTCCAACTTATAAAACCAGTTGGAAGGGTTGCTCTATACCTTGGTTGGGTATAGAACTTGTCtatctatgtggatccactatctaggcctCAAAGGAATAAAGTAGTTGACCGACAAGATGACATACTCGATATTCCTACTGTgccacatagttatgggacttgAATTTTCTAAATTTGCGTCCTCTCGATGCTAAGAACTTCTCAcaaaatattatacatatattgaTGCTCATAAGTAGGTGAACTAGCTATTTATCTGAATTCAAGCATTAAAGTAGCTCAAAATCGTATATAAACCAATAGGCTTTGAGGTTGAAGTTTATATCATGCTAAATTCATTCTTAAAACCATAAAAGTCAACGAAAACAATCGAAATCATATTAAACTAGTTTAACAAAGGTTTAAAACTGAAGTAAACCAATCAAGAACATAGGCTTATGAGAAAAGTCATGTATTATGTAAGAACCCTAACTTGGCTtccaataattttataaaagatcTTGAGAACAAccataatttaggcatgagagtgaacGGACACCtttattgaagccttacatacttgagagATTGAGTCTACAAGGAAGAACTAGCTTTGGTGGCTTGAAACCCTAGATTTTTGCCCTGTCTACAGTTGTTTCTGATCTTAGGGAAGTTGAAAGcgtagaaaaatatgaaaagacTAAGTTTTGGGGTGATATGCCCTTTTTAGAATGTTAAAATGTCGTGGCTTGCCTTAGAGAGAATGAGGAAAGACCAAAAGAACTCTCACTTAGAAGTTTTTTAGGCCAATCCACGAGGGCCATATACGGTCCATTATTTGTTTTACGGACCGTAGATCCCCACTCGTGAAAATCAGGCTTAAATTGGagtctttgaagtttatttTATGAGATCTTTCTATGGTTTATAGTCTAGTCTATAAGTCGTAAAACTCTTCTAAAAATCAAGTTAAATATTGAGTTTCAAGACTGTCTCAAATGAGCCATCTACAAATcataattgggtttgtaacaATCAGACCAAGGGTATGGTCTCTGAAGTTGGTTCATGAATGTTGTCTACGATCTGTGGTTAATATTAGGGCCATAGATGGCATTTGTAAATTTCCATTTTCAGTACTGCTCTACTCCTTAACTTCTCATTAACTTATTCatatggtttgatcaatggTGTGAACTTCCTGAATATTACAACTTTAGGTAAACTTTCAAGGAGTATGCTTCTCTCCCTTCTGccctttttttctcaaaataagCTCTAGGATGTTTTTAGAAAAAGTTCCaacaaaaatagaataaaatccTCAATaatcacaaaagaaaagaaaacaaaatttcattttatCAGGTCTTTGCTATAGCAAGACCCTTTCGTTATGGTGAAGGTTGTTGACCAATCAAGTTTGACTTGATAGTCAATGAAAAATTTTATAAAccaaaaagttttaaaatgcCTAATTTTAATCGCACTTTTCAAATAATAACAAAACAGGTCGTTACAATAATATTCTACTATTGATAGAAATTAATGTAGAGAGAAATCATAAAAAACTCTGGAAAACCCCTTATCTCGCTATAATTCACAAGGCTTCCATAAGTCTATCTTATTGATAAGTAAGGCATTGAACTCTCCACTAATGATCCATGATATTAGATTACCCTAAGAGAGACTTCTCAAGCTTTGCTATGGTGGTTTCCTTAGTTGATGGAGTATCCCCCTATCTTGAGCGAGACTTCTCAAGTTTTGCTATAATGGTTTCCTCAGTTGATGGAGTATCCCCCTATCTAGAGGGTTTAACTTTAGGCCACTAGGTCACTATGTATACTTGCAAACCttttcctaaaatatatgaaattcaAAGAATGAAAGTTGGATAGATTGAGCTCAGGATATGATAGGAGTATCACAAAGCTTGATCACCCAAGAAAGAGGATGGATTATGTTGAGGTGAGCATATAAGTTGTGACTTGCTCTTACTCATTTGTTGAGCTTGTACCTCATTCTCAGTATGCTCAGTAGTACCAATAACCTTACTTTGTTCCTCCACAAGTCCTTCATATTGTCAAGTCTAAACTAATCTTTTAGATATCTCTTTTATAGGTTTAGGTTGTTGTTTATGAGGCTCAAATAGGCAAATATGCCTTACAATTTAGCACTTTTGACATAACATGGGCTTCCATTCATAAGTGACTACCTTGTGGAAAGTTTTACCAATTGGATCTCTTACACTAACAATATCAGCTAGTCTCCTATGGTATAATAGGcctattattgatattgtaagtgtaacaccccaaaaattctAACTCAGTTCATTCTAGAAAGCCCAGGAAAAGTTAGAAAATTTTGCTGAATTCTGACTTGTACGGACACCATCTACGGATCATAGATGGTCTCGTAGGGTTGAACTTCTACCACTGAACTTAGACCAGGAACTACGAACCAAGTCTATGGATCGTAGAAGCTTCTAAGAGATGTAGACCTTATCCGTAGACCAAGTCCCGAGACTTGATAGTTTCAAATGTGCAGGACGGCCACccttacgacccatagaagggtCTATGAATAGTAGAATATCCCATAGACCCTACTTCAGAGAACCCTCTCTCAATACTTTCCCTACGACTTGGCAGGACGGTCCATAGAAGAGTTCTATAGTCGGTAGAGGGGTCCGAAGACCCCCTCccctttcaaaatttcaaagaagtttCTACAGTCCGTAAGTCAATCCGTAGACGGCCCAGACAGTTTTAATAAGggttattttcatctttttccaCTCTTTTCAAGTCAAATCCTTGACATTTTAAGACCAAATAAGCCTTTTATCAGTATCATTCAACCCTTTCCTTTCCATAATCACTTTTAAGACTTAAAACAAGgattcaagaggagaaaaactAGGGTTTCGATCATACCATTCGAGTTCAAGTTTTTCCAAGAACATCATTCTACCAGGTATGTAGGGCTAATCAGAGTGTTGCACTAAGTTCGACCTCACACCTTAGATAGTTTAAGTTAGGGCTTCAACCCAATTCATATTGAGTTTTTGAATGAGTTATGATTCTTTTCATTGAGTTTTATGTACGTTTATTGGGATTGGGCTAAAGTACATAATTGTGATCCTTTAATTGTAGTTAATGATTATTtccacatgaaccctaattgagttaTTCCATTGCTtgttattatgcattgattttcaaatttaaaagagAGTATTTCAAAACTAAGAGCAAAAGAAGAGTTTTTGAGGGAACACAAGTATTTCAACTGCATTGTTTAAATCGTGAAGttgcattattgattttgtacaTAATTTTCAGAGTTGGTTATAAATTAAAGTATAATGTATTACTGTTATTTTGAGAAAGAAGCCTGAGCCGATCAGAGTAAAGTTCTAAAGAAAGTTAAGAGAAGCATTTTGGTTGTTTTACTCATAGTTATAGTAAGAGcattattgcatattttgggagtagtattgagcaccgattagGAGAAGAGTTCAgacaactcaaaccccataaactacatagccagcgtaggatagaatAGTACCGCAATTCAAGTGACTCCTCACTTGCCTCTAAGAAGGACTATTAAatggatccataagttaaagttgttgtcctataccctgacaaggtatagGATGGATCAAGAAACATGTGCAagacgttgtatcatcacgaggcttATAGTGATGGTTATCAGTTAGATAAACTCtccaaaaaagtaaaattaccTTATTTTAAAGTTGCTTACATCGCATAATTTATTAGGAAGGCTTAAATGGTTTTTACTTCATGTTTATGTTCCATTTTAGTCGAGTTATGTTCAGTATTTCAAATCAGTCATCTATTTTATTCAGCCATATTACATACCGTACTTTTCATATACTGGCATCATTTGATCTTGTatctttttatgatgcaaacacgggtgttagagatcatcaacaggtgcttCATTGAAGATCACTTTTCgtcagcttttggtgagacctccttgcttttggaAAAGCTTATTTATAGTTATTTCATTCATTATTAGTAGTTCTTTTGATGTAATCATGGTTCTGTCCAAGTAACTATCCTTAGTAATTACAAGATTTATGGAAAAACAAAGAGTTTGAGTCAGTTAGTCTtggaattgattttttttaaaacaatttttattgattattatattcaaatatgTAAGACAAGTTCATGAGTTCTCATTTTTGCTTTTAAATGCTCATTTCTTTTAAAACTTTTGCTATCAGGTTAAGTCTTCCGCTTAGTAGTCAGTCAATACAAGGATTCACTTGGGAACaacaatggttttcgagtgtcAGCCACACCTAATGTGTAGACTCAGAGCGTGACAATAAGGTCCCGAGCAAATGATCTTTTGCTAgtatgattgtgattgaaaTTTCATTATGAAATATTCCTCTTCATGCATATACACCTCTTATTGTACAATGTTCTTCCAAGCTTGGGCTATGTATCTCACTATAGCATTATACCCAAGGCATGTACCAATAACATATACAATTAATGCactcttatattttttttattttcctttctatttttttccttatcCAGTTGAATCAATGTTTGGCCATCTATAATTAGAGGGGTATATAAGTAAGGAATACACCATTTTCTACATATTATTTCTTCATAAAGAGGTTAACCCGTGGATCAATAGgtaattttcctttttcctctTGTTCTCTATTCTTCTCTTTGGGATTATTGTTCCATTGGGTGTATGATTGGAACCCTAGTTATTATTCCAAATCAGCCAGTGCATGAGTTACTTGATTTCCTAATTCGGGTGTATGATTAGAACCCTAGTTATTGTTCCATTGAAATCAGCCAGTGCATGAGTTACTTGATTTCGTAATTCAATAGATAGATCCCTTCCACTAAAGCTTGGTGGAGTATCACTCATTTGTAACTTTTTTGTCATATTCTTAAGCCCAACATCTTCACCCTCAATTTTCCGTACCTGTAAATCGATTGCATATGATGGTGTAATCAACGTCCATTCTAGATCTATTCGATATCATATAGTAGCAAAGCTTTCTAAGTTAGCTATGATGGTTTCCGTAGGCATTCTCCGACCCCAATCTCTCCCACGCCCTCTCCCTTTAGCCATGGTCGTCTGACCTCAGCATGTTAACATTCCTTGCTTATCTTTCTTATATAAGGAAGATAGTGAAgcatgaagatgaaaatggatGATTATCCTAATGTTGTTGTTTGTATCTACGATGCTTGTTTTGTGTTTTGATTTTCCTTTTGTTATTGATGATGTTTCCAAAATCTCTGTTGTTATTTTCATGTACTGGTGTTTCTAGTTTCTACATAATTATCAGCTTGTTAACTAGTCATGATTGCTCAATATTCTTGTTTAGTCACCTTCGCTTTTATGTtactttaatatattttatttgtgatggtgtaaaaattatttacattaaataaatttctacaacaaacaataaataacTATGGATCAATTTCATTCAAATTTAGGTCTGCTATATAAATCCTCATAAACATGTCACTCTATTTAGgcctcatttatttttattaagatttaGACGTCTGAATCTGAATAAACATCTGAATTATTAAAATGTTGTCTCTAGATCAGAACATTGAACGAtcaagattatttattttacaacatctgaatatatatactttatttatatgtatacaATAAATCTACAATTcaaataacaattaataaataatttttttaataaaataaaaacattattTGACTAAAACAATAAAACATTTATATTTGCAAGTAATGATGAAGATAGTTTGTAGTGGTAGTGGtgataataatagtaattgTTAATTGTTAATAATGATCGTAGTGATAGTTGTGATGATGGAGATGGTTGGTATTGTGGTGACTATCATAGTGATGGTGATAGGTAGTGGCGTTAGTGATTGTAATGGTGAAGTTTGTTGATGTTCGTAGTTAGTGGCATTGATTGTGGTGGCTGAAAATGTGTGGTGGTGGTTGAAGATGTGTTTGTGATAGTTGGCGGTAATGCTAGTTATAATGATGGTGGTGATTGATAATAAAAATTGACAACAATTGTGGTAATTAGCTGCATCCCAAAAATAGTAGTGGTGGTGGCGGCAATGGTGAAGCTGACCAAAGAATGTATGGTGATAGTTGGGGTGCTAGTCAAGATCACGAAGTGTGTTAGTAGTATGAATTAACTATATTGGTGGAAGCGGTTGATAGTGGTAGTGAAGGTGGTAGTGCCTACAAAGACGAGGGTGACAACAACAATGAATATTATTATAATGATGGAGAAAGTAAGTGTTGTAGTAGCTAACAATAATGGTTAGCAATAGTAATGATTGTGATGGCAGAGACGATTGGTGATACAACGGCAATGGTGATTGACAATAGTGGTGGTGATAGTGGTGATTGTGATGACAGAGATGGTTATGATGATAGAAATGGTTATTGCTGATTGTAGATAGAGTAATGATGTAATGATATTAAGACTTTGTTTTAGATCTTAATGATTAAAATCTATTCAGACCCTTTTAAGTGTTTTAAGTCTTAATGAAAAACAAATACAATTTAAGTTCTAACAAATGAAGTCTTAGGCTCATCTCAATCAAATACTATACGAAAtataaataaagattaaaaaataaagactttCGAGATATTTTCTTTAAGTAAATAGATCTCTAAGATGATTAAAGACGCCTAGAAAACGTATGAATATTGTAGTTTGTACACATATTAACATGATTACCACTTAATCCCAACAGATAAGAATTGCCTACATCACCTTGATATGAGAGATGAATCAGcaggaaaagaaaggaaagaaaacacAGGGATTTGCTTAATAACACAACCAATATCACAAGCCTTGGGCCTCTCAACCATACTAATGGCTTGTCATTTCATCAACCATCCAATATCAACAATGAAACTGTCACTCATCTTACACAGACTAACACTATCATTCACAACTTCCAAGTTATAAGGGCAAACAAGAACAAGATTCCAATAAAATGTTATTTCTGCATTCCCTGGATGCTCTTAATAAAATCCTtttatttcatcaaaaaatatatttagattCAATAAAATGAGAAGATATATATGATTGTTGCCATGAACCAGATTAACTAAACTAGTAAATACAAGAATGCACTCTCATTTACATCTCCGGAGGTAAAGGAAAGTTCAATAGATGCCAAACAGAGAATATCATGGCAATATCTTTTAATTtccaacaacctgcaattaAAAGCAAAACAACTGCCACTCCTGCCAGGacaaaagaataaaagaaaattgaaaacaCCATAACAATGCTCGAAACCCAGTACAGCAACAATGCAATTAAAGCAACCAAAGTGTAATCAACCGAAAGATGTCAAACAGACTAGATGAAGAACAGAAAACAAAAGGCAAACCCCTAACATCAAACCTAGGGTGATAAGAATGAACCAACCACTGTAAATTCAGAGAGAATGTCAACAGACCAGAAGAACAACAGAAGACAAAAGGCAAGCCACTTCAATCAAACCTATGATGAATTATAATGATGAGCAACAGAGCAATGAAGATAAGCTTTTGAAAAGAACCATAAATCAGCTTGTCATGTGAGCATACAAAACCTCATCTCATTTATACATGAAATAAGAAGATCCTAATAAATATTAGTTACATCCTAATCTTCTGTGCCCCTTAGAGCTTGAAATATCAAGAATCATGTCTACCTTTGAATAGTAGTCAAATTCTGCTTTGAATTGTAGGTGTTCGCAGATATATCAAGCAAAAGTAGAATCTCAACAGGGAGTGAACGCATGCAAAAGCGGCACTAAGATATCTCTCATCAACCATTTGCTTTAAGAAGTTGACGAGTGCTATATAACAATATCCTAGTATATCAGGAATCTAATATTATAACTTCTTTATCTTCTATGGAGCTGTAAGTTTCTTCCATCAAATTGCTACTCCTGGCTTCTGTACCACCAATTGCATTATCTTCCCTGCTTCCTTCGGGATCCATGCATTCAATTTCTTCTTCGTCTTGTATTACTTCAAGAAGTTCACCAGGCATAGCTGCTGGATCCAACTCTCGAAAACCCTTGGGAGCGTTTGGGCCTTCTTTTCCGGTAAGCAAGAACGACGAAATCTCATGAGAAAATCGGAATATTTCTTCCCTAGGAATTTTTCTTATTTCCCTGGGGTTCAAATGCTTGTGGAACACCGACTTGAAGCCAGCAACTTTGACGAGAGGAGTAACTACCACAACTTCCTCATTAAAATCTTCAAGCacttcaatcaaatcatatttttGTATTACATCATCCTCTGTGAATTCATTCCATTCTGGAGACCAATTTCTATATAAAGCCCAAACTTCCCCCTTTCTAGGAAATACTTGAATTGTATCGCCAGGACCTTTTGTCCATCTGACCTTGTGTGAGAAGCAGTTAACAGAGGTTCTCATTTCATGCCTGCCTCCTCTGAAATCTCCACATGTTTGAGGAGCACCAGAATTTACAGAGTTTAGCGAACCTGTTCCACTGTTATTTGAATTTAACCAACTAATTCTGGCTTTGAAAGGATTTAGAGAAATCACCTTGAGAATCATGGCATAATATCGAGGCATCCCATCACTGTCATCATATGCAGCCCAGACCTGGTTAGGTCCAAAACAACTTTCTATTCGATCACTATCAAAATTGTGGAAATCTGAATCTGGAACATCTATCGACATACACCCAGCAGGTTCGTTATCTAAGTAGTTATTAAAAGTTTCAGAACTAGACCTCTTTGCAAAGATTTTGGTTTCAGTTGTAAATTGTTCACAAGCTGCATCATGATCTTCTTTGACATCAAATTCAGAGACatgattttcttcattttttctctCCTTGGCTTCCTTGGTTAAAATTACCTCCCTTGAAGACACAGATGTAGTTGAAGTAGCTGAGCCCCGTTCGCTTAGGTTTTTCAATATTTCCTTCTTGGCCTTCTCCATCAGCAAATGTTTGACATCATTGTAGGATTCCTCCCTTTCATTACTCAAATGGTTAGCAACATTCAGCTTAACCCTTTCTCTATTACCCCGTTCAACTTCAGCTGGACTTGCTGTGCTGCCTCCAGCAGATTCCCAGCTATGCCTGAGCCTACTTGTACTGGGGTCATTTATGCCTTTTTTCCTCTTGAGAGCATTAAACTGTCCAGCTGATATAGCTGCACTTGGTCGTTTGGACGAATGATTGTTCCTTTTCAACGCCTCCTCTCTTTTCGTCGCCGTCTGTGCTTCTTGACGCTCTCGTTTTACTTTCTGATATGCTTGTTGTACCATATTAGCTGCTTGTACAGCAGATGCATGACCAGCGGTTTTAGAAAATGGGATCCACTGGAAGTTATTGTGATCAGGTGAATCAGTGTTATTGACAACATAAGACTCAGAATTTGGAGCGCTTGAACTGTTTCTTCCTGTAGTTGGTGCACCCTTTCTCGTTCCCTGGTGGTATGTATTTTCTTGCTGCTGAGAATAATCCCACTCGGTAGACTTCTTTGAGCCATTGGATGGTGGTCTTGTTTCGACAGCAAAGAAGGCCTCGTGACAATTAGGACACAGCAGATTATGGTTAAGGTACATCCGCATATACTCATACTGCATCTTGCACCGATAGCAAACAGTCCAAAAGGTACCACGCTCCTTTGTTCCTGATGAAGAACTCTTTTTATTGGTACTACTCTTTGGAGGCCTCGCTCGTGAAGCAGCATTCTTTGCAAATTTTTGAAAACCATTCTGTGTGGAATGTTGAGGAGAATCCACATTTTCAGCCCGAACTCTCTGCTGCAAGGCATTCACATTTTTATTGTCATACACCGTTTTCTTGTTCTTATCAGACAACAAGCTCCATGCTTCGGACACATGCTTAAACGCAGCTTCGGCGCCTATGGACTTGTTCTTATCAGGATGAAGCATGAGGGCCAGTTTCCTATACTGTTTCCTTATAGCCTCATCATCAGCTTTTGGACTAACACCAAGGATTCCATAAAAATTTCCTTCACCATTAACTTTGCTCTCAGCAGCAATATGAACACCGAGTGTTGCCAACATTTGACTAATGCCTTCAAGTCCAGGATTCAGATTCTGGGCCTTTAAAGCAAACTTTTTCGCCCCCAAAAAATCCTTAGCCAAGAATTTCCTTTCTGCAATTTCTTTAGCCCTCAAAGCATCATCTTTGTTGCACTCCATCTACCATACCCCTCTCTTTTACCCCTTCTTCTCATGTACAATTTCACcgtaaaacaacaacaacagaagCAACCATCAGCCATTCAACTAACCTGTTCCACAATGACCATGCCCTAAAATTACTTAGAAAAATGTAACAATATTTTTCGAATCTTCAGttcaaaaaatgaaatgaaaaaaaaaacaaaaaaatatataccatAGATACAAAAAGAGCAAATTAACGAAAAAGTAaattaaggaaaaaataataaaaattgataCTTTGGTACACAAGGAAATCAATCATCTAGCGTTTAATGTGGctaaacaaaataattatatgacaGTATATAGAGTAATGCAATGAAAAACAGGTAATACAATCAAAGATAAACGAAACGAAGATGAAccaaagatattttataatattttatttgttttccaTTTATACCATGGTTGGGAAGAGATCTGACCACAGATGATTGTTTAGAGCATGAAAAGGTAAGGAATTTTTGGAGTGAATATCTCCGGCTACCGGCGAGGACTCTTCTACTTCCTCCGGGAAGGACGCGTGACAATGCTTTCGATGGGAGAATGTGTCATATGCCACGTTGTTTTAGATGCTTATAGGATATCTGAAATATTGGGCTTGGGCCTACGCCTAAGAGATGTTTTGGACAGTAAAACTTTGGAGAAAAAAGACACTATCCACGTGAGAGTAAGAATTACAAGTTCTAATAGGAATTTCTACATTTCAATATATAATAGGAAAGTTctataaaattgataaaaagattttaaaatgaTAGATATTAGGGAAATAATATTTCTGCAATCACGTTTGAAACATATATGTGATAGCAATCCCCATTCTTCTCTCATATCGTTGTCTCCCCCATTTTAGGTGTTTGATCAATTTATGATTCTTCCAAGAAATACTCGGtttatctttcttcttttatcaAAACTCCATTAAAGTACAGTCTTCGCCCATCGTTTGAAACTAGAATTTTCCAACGGTATAaaaactattcttttttttcaatatcGAAGATAGTAGCGTCTATTCGATCCTGATTCAATATGGAGATAGatgaaatatatcaaaaaacaATTGTAAATAATTTGTTATACACAAGATGAATAAAAATGTATCGTGAATGACTATCTTTCATTATATTTATCAGAGATAAAATATGTAGAAACCTACTTAAATGTATTTTTACAATTTGGTCTGTAACtgatttatttatatgtaaCATAGAAACAAAAAGAAGACTCTTTCTTTTATAGTCATGTGGCAATCTTTCAAGTCCATCCCCATTC
This window encodes:
- the LOC129887481 gene encoding J protein JJJ2-like, producing MECNKDDALRAKEIAERKFLAKDFLGAKKFALKAQNLNPGLEGISQMLATLGVHIAAESKVNGEGNFYGILGVSPKADDEAIRKQYRKLALMLHPDKNKSIGAEAAFKHVSEAWSLLSDKNKKTVYDNKNVNALQQRVRAENVDSPQHSTQNGFQKFAKNAASRARPPKSSTNKKSSSSGTKERGTFWTVCYRCKMQYEYMRMYLNHNLLCPNCHEAFFAVETRPPSNGSKKSTEWDYSQQQENTYHQGTRKGAPTTGRNSSSAPNSESYVVNNTDSPDHNNFQWIPFSKTAGHASAVQAANMVQQAYQKVKRERQEAQTATKREEALKRNNHSSKRPSAAISAGQFNALKRKKGINDPSTSRLRHSWESAGGSTASPAEVERGNRERVKLNVANHLSNEREESYNDVKHLLMEKAKKEILKNLSERGSATSTTSVSSREVILTKEAKERKNEENHVSEFDVKEDHDAACEQFTTETKIFAKRSSSETFNNYLDNEPAGCMSIDVPDSDFHNFDSDRIESCFGPNQVWAAYDDSDGMPRYYAMILKVISLNPFKARISWLNSNNSGTGSLNSVNSGAPQTCGDFRGGRHEMRTSVNCFSHKVRWTKGPGDTIQVFPRKGEVWALYRNWSPEWNEFTEDDVIQKYDLIEVLEDFNEEVVVVTPLVKVAGFKSVFHKHLNPREIRKIPREEIFRFSHEISSFLLTGKEGPNAPKGFRELDPAAMPGELLEVIQDEEEIECMDPEGSREDNAIGGTEARSSNLMEETYSSIEDKEVIILDS